One Pseudodesulfovibrio cashew DNA window includes the following coding sequences:
- a CDS encoding flavodoxin family protein: MKVVALNGSAREGGNTADMIKRVFSVLEAEGIETELIHIGGKPLRGCIACYKCFENKDRRCAVNKDAMNDYIAAMDSADAIILGSPTYFANISAEMKALIDRAGLVARANGDMFARKVGAGVVANRRGGAMQAFNALNALFLIGQMIVPGADYWNLGHGLQKGDVLDDAEAMTTMECLGRNMAWLLKKLAD; the protein is encoded by the coding sequence ATGAAAGTCGTCGCATTGAATGGCTCCGCCCGCGAGGGCGGCAACACCGCCGACATGATAAAACGCGTCTTTTCCGTCCTTGAAGCGGAAGGCATCGAGACCGAACTGATCCACATCGGCGGCAAGCCGCTTCGTGGGTGCATCGCCTGCTACAAGTGTTTCGAGAACAAGGACCGCCGCTGCGCCGTGAACAAGGACGCCATGAACGACTACATTGCGGCCATGGACTCGGCGGACGCCATCATCCTGGGCTCGCCCACCTACTTCGCCAACATCTCCGCCGAGATGAAGGCGCTCATCGACCGGGCCGGTCTGGTCGCCCGGGCCAACGGGGATATGTTCGCGCGCAAGGTGGGCGCGGGCGTGGTGGCCAACCGCAGGGGCGGAGCCATGCAGGCGTTCAACGCCCTCAACGCGCTCTTCCTCATCGGCCAGATGATCGTACCCGGCGCGGACTACTGGAACCTGGGGCATGGCCTGCAGAAGGGCGACGTGCTGGACGATGCCGAAGCCATGACGACCATGGAGTGCCTTGGCCGGAACATGGCCTGGCTGCTCAAGAAGCTGGCGGATTGA
- a CDS encoding PAS domain S-box protein, with amino-acid sequence MSRRITYLIPLIVGLALGAALFLEYSSEQERHSRGQRLEVFHKLSIFRAKLEDRLDARRRLGEAVRSLLVAAPRSGQADFEAFVSGLMERTPGVRSVVAARENSVTLVYPPESREKWSGRNLLTDVPVQVRELVLRAMAHRTSQMTLPAPDARGGETLVLAVPVYLQPPGGGSSRYWGVVMEEVDVEPLFRDSGADGDGLSLNVAVRSQDQGGRETVFRGRETVFDDLPVSVNVAVPEGHWQLGAVPEGGWTSTPNSGNILYGGGFLVLLATGLLLATVHFLLKGAKERERYRHLVQNAKSIILRIDTAGTITFCNEYAERFFGYGPGQLVGNPLVGTLIPKQSEEGKSLKRHIHRLLHDPSGNLFNEILNTRKNGEMVWVAWANEAVLDRDGCLSEILCVGTDVTDRRLMEEALKQSERQYRLLAENVTDIIMGLDAGRRFTYVSPSDETLRGFMRHDVLSRPITDFLAPQSARVFDEAMDRLVERMGGEGKPPSTIMDLEFQCADETTVWLETRFGLLLNEERELIGMQGVGRDISDRKRAEALREDVERMARHDLKTPLGAVVGLPQEVKDQGGLNPTQVVMLDTIQEAGDSMLQLINRSLELYKMESGSYKLRKDIVDVLRVVEFVKSELRNLIRDKGISVGIQVETELDEDGFMVLADEPLLKSMLSNLLLNAFQASPPGGSVSVVLCRNGAARISIRNSGEVPMAVRETFFDRYTTASNNGGTGIGTYSARLIARTHGGDIGLDTSVPGETTVTVTLPA; translated from the coding sequence ATGTCAAGACGCATAACCTATCTCATCCCCCTGATCGTCGGCCTCGCGTTGGGCGCAGCCCTGTTCCTCGAGTATTCCTCAGAGCAGGAGCGGCACTCCCGGGGCCAGCGCCTGGAGGTCTTTCACAAGCTTTCGATCTTCCGCGCCAAGCTGGAAGACAGGCTCGACGCACGGCGGCGGCTGGGCGAAGCCGTCCGCTCTCTGCTTGTCGCCGCGCCCCGCTCCGGCCAGGCCGATTTCGAAGCGTTCGTCTCCGGGCTCATGGAGCGCACACCGGGAGTCAGGAGCGTGGTGGCGGCCAGGGAAAACAGTGTCACCCTGGTCTATCCCCCCGAGAGCCGGGAAAAGTGGTCCGGGCGTAACCTGCTTACGGACGTGCCCGTCCAGGTCCGCGAGCTTGTCCTGCGGGCCATGGCCCACCGCACCTCCCAGATGACCCTGCCTGCGCCCGACGCCCGGGGCGGCGAGACCCTCGTTCTCGCGGTGCCGGTGTATCTTCAGCCTCCCGGGGGCGGGAGCAGTCGATACTGGGGCGTGGTCATGGAAGAGGTGGATGTGGAGCCGCTGTTTCGGGATTCCGGGGCCGATGGGGACGGCCTGTCCCTGAACGTGGCCGTCCGCTCCCAGGATCAGGGAGGACGGGAGACCGTCTTCCGTGGTCGGGAAACTGTTTTCGACGACCTGCCCGTGTCCGTGAACGTGGCGGTCCCCGAGGGGCATTGGCAGCTCGGCGCCGTGCCGGAAGGAGGCTGGACCAGCACCCCCAACAGTGGAAACATCCTTTACGGCGGCGGTTTCCTGGTCCTGCTGGCTACAGGACTGCTGCTCGCCACCGTGCATTTTCTTCTCAAGGGAGCCAAGGAGCGGGAGCGGTATCGCCATCTGGTTCAGAACGCCAAGTCCATCATCCTGCGTATCGACACCGCCGGGACCATCACTTTCTGCAATGAATACGCCGAGCGTTTCTTTGGCTACGGCCCGGGGCAGTTGGTCGGCAACCCCCTGGTGGGGACACTGATTCCGAAGCAGTCCGAGGAAGGCAAGTCCCTGAAGCGGCATATCCACCGGCTGCTTCACGACCCCTCGGGCAACCTCTTCAACGAGATTCTCAACACGCGCAAGAACGGCGAGATGGTCTGGGTGGCCTGGGCCAACGAAGCGGTTCTGGACCGGGACGGTTGCCTGTCCGAGATCCTGTGCGTGGGAACGGACGTCACGGATCGCAGACTCATGGAGGAGGCGCTCAAGCAGTCGGAGCGCCAGTATCGTCTGCTGGCCGAGAACGTCACCGACATCATCATGGGTTTGGACGCCGGGCGCCGCTTCACCTACGTCAGCCCGTCCGACGAGACGCTTCGCGGGTTCATGCGCCACGACGTGCTCAGTCGTCCCATCACCGATTTTCTGGCGCCCCAGTCCGCCCGTGTCTTCGACGAGGCCATGGACAGGCTCGTGGAGCGCATGGGGGGCGAGGGAAAGCCCCCGTCCACCATCATGGATCTGGAATTTCAGTGCGCGGATGAGACCACTGTCTGGCTGGAGACCCGTTTCGGGCTGTTGCTCAACGAGGAGCGGGAGCTCATCGGCATGCAGGGCGTGGGCCGCGACATCTCGGATCGCAAGCGGGCCGAGGCCCTGCGCGAGGACGTGGAGCGCATGGCCCGGCACGACCTGAAGACGCCGCTTGGCGCGGTGGTCGGGCTGCCGCAGGAGGTAAAGGATCAGGGCGGGCTCAATCCCACGCAGGTGGTCATGCTGGACACGATCCAGGAAGCCGGCGACTCCATGCTTCAACTGATCAATAGGTCCCTGGAGCTCTACAAGATGGAGTCCGGGAGTTACAAGCTGCGCAAGGACATCGTGGACGTGCTCCGTGTGGTGGAGTTCGTCAAGAGCGAGCTGCGCAATCTGATCCGCGACAAGGGCATCAGCGTGGGCATCCAGGTGGAGACGGAGTTGGACGAGGACGGCTTTATGGTCCTGGCCGACGAGCCGCTGCTCAAGTCCATGCTCTCCAATCTGCTGCTCAACGCCTTCCAGGCATCGCCGCCGGGCGGGAGCGTGTCCGTCGTCCTGTGCCGCAACGGCGCGGCCCGGATATCCATCCGCAACAGCGGCGAGGTACCCATGGCCGTGCGCGAGACCTTTTTCGACCGCTACACCACGGCCAGCAACAACGGCGGCACCGGCATCGGCACCTATTCCGCCCGGCTCATCGCCCGCACCCATGGCGGGGACATCGGCCTGGATACCTCGGTGCCGGGCGAGACCACGGTCACCGTGACCCTTCCCGCCTGA
- a CDS encoding ATP-binding protein, whose translation MEKLAALLREPGPPEEMAAEFHRAVTLSNCRRLKPVAWLVIVALILFSAMDYVSFGTRLPDLWRTLAFVRIVGLAGAGALLLALKGLSGPADLSPRHSWAWQCFLFFLLVYIVVVVCISFSVRQTLDPVYLLLLGPPAYLILSQRQVLLLQAVGLSTLTGAMVLFAPPGVSARFHLLNVVLLTWVSLIIGRITRGGFLREFMNKRIIEKKHRQLEEARARAEAANGAKSDFLASMSHEIRTPMNSILGMTEALLSTPVSGEQREYVETARESARHLLGIIEDILDISRIEAGRLRLSSENFDLPEVVLSAVRTVRLQASQKGLDMDFEIMAGTPRFLKGDPGRLRQVLINLLGNSVKFTDRGSIRVTAGPYGGDGTGGTWVRFSVKDSGMGIPEDKARTIFEPFIQAAGSSSRSIGGSGLGLSICKTLVERMDGEIYLANPGGGGSEFVFTARFETGDGARVSKPSFASWSEPPPVRSSRVLLVEDNPVNIQVEKVLLERIGMVTEVAENGAEALRLLAEKDFDVVLMDLEMPGMDGYDVTRCIRSGEGGPAPVRRSDIPIVAVTAHALDDVRKRCERSGMNGFVTKPVGLGELGSALREVVGGGSVPEAPPTVEPEEAPVLDPAMAAEALGVSFDDVGFLIPKALEEIRVKCRLAGQGVASGALRETALQAHTLKSVAGTIGAERVRRAAIRLENAARREDAELSVRRMDELKAEVDYMERAAEAL comes from the coding sequence ATGGAAAAGCTTGCTGCATTGCTGCGGGAACCAGGCCCGCCCGAGGAAATGGCGGCGGAGTTTCACCGCGCTGTTACTCTTTCCAACTGCCGCAGGCTCAAGCCGGTGGCATGGCTGGTGATCGTGGCGCTGATCCTGTTCTCTGCCATGGACTATGTTTCGTTTGGCACCAGGCTTCCTGATCTTTGGAGGACGCTGGCGTTCGTACGCATCGTGGGCCTTGCCGGAGCCGGGGCCCTGCTGCTCGCTTTGAAGGGGCTTTCCGGCCCCGCCGACCTTAGCCCGAGGCATTCCTGGGCCTGGCAATGCTTCCTGTTTTTTCTCCTGGTGTATATCGTCGTGGTGGTCTGCATCTCTTTTTCCGTCAGGCAGACCCTCGACCCCGTATATCTGCTCCTGCTCGGTCCGCCCGCCTATCTGATCCTGTCTCAGCGGCAGGTTCTCCTGCTTCAGGCGGTGGGGTTGAGCACACTGACCGGGGCCATGGTCCTGTTCGCGCCGCCCGGCGTCTCTGCCAGGTTTCATCTTCTCAACGTGGTTCTCCTCACCTGGGTCTCGCTGATCATCGGGCGTATAACCCGTGGCGGCTTCCTGCGTGAGTTCATGAACAAGCGGATCATCGAAAAGAAGCACCGCCAGCTTGAGGAGGCCAGGGCACGGGCCGAGGCCGCCAACGGGGCCAAGTCGGACTTCCTGGCCTCCATGAGTCATGAAATTCGTACCCCCATGAATTCCATCCTCGGCATGACCGAGGCGCTCCTGAGCACTCCGGTCTCCGGGGAACAGCGCGAGTATGTCGAAACCGCCAGGGAGTCCGCGCGGCATCTCCTTGGCATAATCGAAGATATCCTGGACATTTCTCGCATCGAAGCCGGGCGGCTGCGTCTGTCCAGCGAGAACTTCGACCTGCCGGAGGTCGTTCTTTCCGCAGTACGGACCGTGCGCCTCCAGGCCAGTCAAAAGGGGCTGGACATGGACTTTGAGATAATGGCGGGCACGCCCCGCTTTCTCAAGGGAGATCCGGGCAGGCTGCGGCAGGTGCTCATCAATCTTCTCGGCAACAGCGTCAAGTTCACTGACCGGGGCTCCATCCGGGTGACGGCCGGCCCGTATGGCGGAGACGGGACAGGCGGTACGTGGGTCCGCTTTTCGGTGAAGGACAGCGGCATGGGCATCCCGGAAGACAAGGCACGGACCATTTTCGAGCCCTTCATTCAGGCCGCTGGTTCCTCCTCGCGTTCCATCGGCGGTTCCGGGCTCGGGTTGTCCATCTGCAAGACTCTGGTGGAGCGCATGGACGGGGAGATATACCTTGCCAATCCGGGAGGGGGGGGCAGCGAGTTCGTCTTCACGGCCCGATTCGAGACGGGGGATGGCGCCCGCGTTTCGAAGCCGAGCTTCGCGTCATGGAGCGAGCCGCCCCCGGTGCGATCTTCCCGAGTGCTCCTGGTTGAGGATAATCCCGTCAATATCCAGGTGGAAAAGGTGCTACTGGAGCGGATCGGCATGGTGACCGAAGTGGCCGAGAATGGGGCCGAGGCCCTCAGGCTCCTGGCGGAGAAGGACTTCGACGTGGTCCTCATGGATTTGGAGATGCCTGGCATGGACGGGTACGATGTCACCCGGTGCATCCGCAGCGGTGAGGGCGGGCCCGCCCCTGTCCGTCGTTCTGACATTCCGATCGTGGCCGTCACCGCTCATGCCCTGGACGACGTCCGCAAGCGGTGCGAGCGGTCCGGCATGAACGGGTTCGTGACCAAGCCCGTTGGGCTGGGCGAGCTCGGCTCTGCCCTGCGAGAGGTCGTGGGCGGCGGAAGCGTCCCGGAAGCACCTCCAACTGTCGAGCCCGAGGAAGCCCCGGTGCTTGATCCCGCCATGGCCGCCGAGGCCCTCGGCGTTTCGTTCGACGACGTCGGTTTCCTCATCCCCAAGGCCCTGGAGGAGATACGGGTGAAGTGCCGCCTCGCTGGGCAGGGAGTCGCTTCCGGCGCCCTGCGCGAGACTGCGCTCCAGGCCCATACCCTCAAGTCCGTTGCCGGGACCATCGGGGCGGAGAGGGTCCGGCGGGCCGCCATTCGGCTGGAGAACGCGGCGCGGCGCGAGGACGCGGAACTGAGCGTCCGGAGAATGGACGAATTGAAGGCTGAGGTGGACTACATGGAGCGGGCCGCAGAGGCCCTGTAG
- a CDS encoding winged helix-turn-helix transcriptional regulator, whose product MAKTCGLKWCRGKQYYCSVELTLQVIGGKWKPIIIYRLGSEGTLRFSEVKRSIPNITQKMLTQQLRELESDGIVSREVYPQVPPKVEYSLTELGRSVMPVIDSLSRWGNGYEDWAAAEEDSAKAV is encoded by the coding sequence ATGGCCAAGACATGCGGGCTGAAGTGGTGCCGGGGCAAGCAATACTATTGCAGCGTGGAGCTGACGCTCCAGGTTATCGGCGGTAAGTGGAAGCCGATCATCATCTACCGGCTGGGCAGCGAGGGCACGTTGCGTTTCAGCGAGGTGAAGCGGTCCATCCCAAACATCACCCAGAAGATGCTCACCCAGCAGCTCCGGGAACTGGAGTCGGACGGCATCGTCAGCCGCGAGGTCTACCCGCAGGTGCCGCCCAAGGTTGAGTATTCCCTGACGGAATTGGGCCGGTCCGTGATGCCGGTCATCGACTCCCTGAGTCGATGGGGGAACGGATACGAAGATTGGGCAGCAGCCGAGGAGGATAGCGCAAAAGCAGTCTGA
- a CDS encoding HD-GYP domain-containing protein produces the protein MTPGKGQERLLRAIKDVAAGNYSQEILELTGPQYPDDVRELAEAVSLMMVRIEAREQHLEMLNDRIKANTLNTVTAVAGALGARDAYTEGHGERVGAYAERLAVRLGLPEDETEHIRMAGILHDIGKIGFSDQIFSSDGTAFNQDMLLEIRSHPRWGYDILCNLDFLGPVLDYVYCHHERMDGRGYPRGLCGDEIPLGGRVLAVADCFDAMTTNRPYQRGRTPGEAFRILGELAGNALDAELVDAFIDEIESGGMEE, from the coding sequence GTGACGCCGGGCAAGGGGCAGGAGCGGTTGCTCCGGGCCATCAAGGATGTGGCCGCGGGCAACTACTCGCAGGAGATTCTCGAACTGACCGGACCGCAGTACCCGGACGACGTGCGCGAGCTGGCCGAGGCCGTATCCCTCATGATGGTCCGCATCGAGGCCAGGGAGCAGCACCTGGAGATGCTCAACGACCGGATCAAGGCCAACACCCTGAACACGGTCACCGCAGTGGCCGGGGCTCTGGGGGCGCGCGACGCCTACACCGAAGGGCACGGCGAGCGCGTGGGGGCCTATGCCGAGCGGCTGGCCGTCCGCCTGGGTCTGCCCGAGGACGAGACCGAGCACATCCGCATGGCGGGCATCCTTCACGACATCGGCAAGATCGGTTTTAGCGACCAGATTTTTTCCAGCGACGGCACCGCGTTCAATCAGGACATGCTTCTGGAGATCCGCTCCCATCCGCGCTGGGGCTACGACATCCTCTGCAACCTCGACTTCCTCGGGCCTGTCCTGGACTATGTCTACTGCCATCATGAGCGCATGGACGGGCGCGGCTATCCGCGCGGCCTGTGCGGGGACGAAATCCCGCTGGGGGGCCGCGTCCTGGCCGTGGCCGACTGCTTCGACGCCATGACCACCAACCGGCCCTACCAGCGCGGCAGGACCCCGGGCGAGGCCTTTCGCATCCTCGGCGAACTGGCGGGCAACGCCCTGGACGCCGAACTGGTGGACGCCTTTATTGACGAGATCGAGTCCGGCGGCATGGAAGAGTAG
- a CDS encoding zinc dependent phospholipase C family protein: MAVVAVLAPGEALAWGPGVHLALGNTVLAHLGCLPPLLGGLLSHHREAFLYGCLSADIFIGKGTEFNPGHSHNWVTGLKLLNSASGPHVTAYAYGYLTHLAADVVAHNYYVPNTLWTMPSGGKLSHVYVEAQADNRFQAERESALALFRRPNRDTDRTLLTAMDKGRLPFLLKKQIVKGSLRLARSKEWSRSLRLADRLLPWPASDDHLDKMYDLSRRVVFDLLSDQKQTVAYTFDPIGSRNLRLVREMRAAHPRARTKASLFVPHVHLTALPELWTGTGQAVSAIG; the protein is encoded by the coding sequence TTGGCGGTCGTCGCCGTACTTGCGCCGGGCGAGGCCCTGGCCTGGGGGCCGGGTGTGCATCTCGCCCTGGGCAACACCGTGCTGGCGCACCTCGGCTGCCTGCCGCCGCTCCTTGGCGGCCTGCTCTCCCATCACCGTGAGGCCTTTCTCTACGGCTGCCTGTCGGCGGACATCTTCATCGGCAAGGGCACGGAGTTCAATCCCGGTCACAGCCACAACTGGGTGACCGGCCTCAAGCTGCTCAACTCGGCGTCCGGCCCGCACGTCACCGCCTACGCCTACGGCTATCTCACCCACCTGGCCGCGGACGTGGTGGCCCACAACTACTACGTTCCCAACACCCTGTGGACCATGCCCTCGGGCGGCAAGCTCTCCCACGTCTACGTGGAGGCCCAGGCCGACAACCGGTTCCAGGCCGAGCGGGAGTCCGCCCTGGCCCTGTTCCGCAGGCCCAACCGCGACACGGACCGGACCCTGCTCACGGCCATGGACAAGGGGCGTCTTCCCTTCCTGCTCAAGAAGCAGATCGTCAAGGGCAGCCTGCGACTGGCCCGCTCCAAGGAGTGGTCCAGGTCCCTGCGCCTGGCGGACAGGCTGCTGCCGTGGCCCGCATCAGACGATCACCTGGACAAGATGTACGATCTTTCCCGGCGGGTGGTCTTCGATCTGCTGAGCGACCAAAAGCAAACCGTGGCCTACACTTTCGACCCCATCGGTTCGCGCAACCTGCGGCTGGTGCGCGAGATGCGCGCCGCTCATCCAAGGGCCAGGACCAAGGCCTCCCTGTTCGTTCCCCACGTGCATCTGACCGCGCTGCCGGAGTTGTGGACCGGGACCGGACAAGCGGTCAGCGCCATCGGATAG
- a CDS encoding nitroreductase family protein, which produces MHAIEAIKTRRSIRKYTDAPVSEELIREILEAAMLAPSAGNQQPWQFVVVDDREILDSLPSIHPYLSMVRQAPVGILVCGDQSKEKYPGYWVQDCSAAVQNLLLAAHALGLGAVWTGIHPMEDRVAAFRERFNLPDEVIPLAFIPLGHPAQEVKSESRYREDRVHSNTY; this is translated from the coding sequence ATGCACGCCATAGAAGCGATCAAGACCCGGCGGTCCATCCGCAAGTACACCGATGCCCCCGTATCCGAAGAGCTGATCCGCGAAATCCTGGAAGCGGCCATGCTGGCCCCGAGCGCGGGCAATCAGCAACCCTGGCAGTTCGTGGTGGTGGACGACCGGGAGATCCTGGATTCACTGCCCTCCATCCATCCCTACCTGTCCATGGTGCGGCAGGCTCCCGTCGGCATCCTGGTCTGCGGCGACCAGAGCAAGGAAAAATATCCGGGCTACTGGGTGCAGGACTGCTCCGCGGCGGTCCAGAACCTGTTGCTGGCGGCGCATGCCCTGGGGCTCGGCGCGGTCTGGACCGGCATCCACCCCATGGAAGACCGCGTTGCCGCGTTCCGGGAACGGTTCAACCTGCCCGACGAAGTGATCCCCCTGGCCTTCATTCCCCTGGGCCACCCTGCCCAGGAGGTCAAATCCGAGAGCCGCTACCGGGAAGACCGGGTCCACAGCAACACATATTAA
- a CDS encoding flavodoxin family protein encodes MKILAFNGSPRRGKWNTATMLENALEGARSAGAETELINLYKLDFKGCSSCFACKRKDRKETGVCVLRDDLQPVLEQVREADGLLLGTPVYYGAETSTMRAFMERLQFPYLNYENYAESHFPRKIPTGLIYTMNVNKELAESMGYPAVFERARNYLAMHFGSCELLEANYTTQYDDYAKYEANAPGEDKAAYRAAHFEDDCRKAYELGVRLASGIPADK; translated from the coding sequence ATGAAGATTCTGGCATTCAACGGCAGCCCGCGCCGGGGCAAATGGAATACGGCGACCATGCTCGAAAACGCGCTGGAGGGCGCCCGCTCCGCCGGGGCCGAGACCGAACTGATCAACCTCTACAAGCTCGACTTCAAAGGGTGCTCTAGCTGCTTCGCCTGCAAGCGCAAGGACAGGAAGGAGACCGGCGTCTGCGTACTCCGCGACGACCTCCAGCCAGTGCTCGAACAGGTCCGCGAGGCCGACGGCCTGCTGCTCGGCACACCCGTGTACTACGGGGCTGAGACCTCGACCATGCGCGCCTTCATGGAGCGCCTCCAGTTCCCCTACCTCAACTACGAGAACTACGCCGAGTCCCACTTCCCGCGAAAAATCCCCACCGGCCTGATCTACACCATGAACGTCAATAAGGAGTTGGCCGAATCCATGGGCTACCCCGCCGTGTTCGAACGGGCCCGGAACTACCTCGCCATGCACTTCGGCTCCTGCGAACTGCTTGAGGCCAACTACACCACGCAGTACGATGACTACGCCAAGTACGAAGCCAACGCTCCGGGCGAGGACAAGGCCGCCTACCGCGCGGCTCACTTCGAAGACGACTGCCGCAAGGCGTATGAACTGGGCGTCCGTCTGGCCTCCGGCATTCCGGCCGACAAATAA
- a CDS encoding NmrA family NAD(P)-binding protein, translating into MSKVFVAGASGEIGRALMDRLAADGVEAVAGVHGENMDFADSDSMAEAMAGCDKLFLDVPLMEGMSRAGHLAVTAAKAAGIGYIVQCSRYAASSDAHWRLGREQGMIDQFVEDSGIPFTILRPNTLMQIFTTDLADMIRAGSLELAEDDSTVSYIDARDVADCAATLFAVPGEHENRMYALTGPEGLSGADVAAAISEGAGVKVAYAPVSEEVYVERLVAEQTSAWTVNMLVSLSRVVKLGMAGNVTKAVEFLSGTPARSFAEFVAGNAGSWS; encoded by the coding sequence ATGAGCAAGGTTTTCGTGGCCGGAGCCTCCGGCGAGATAGGCAGGGCGTTGATGGACAGGTTGGCGGCGGACGGCGTGGAGGCCGTGGCCGGAGTCCACGGCGAGAACATGGACTTCGCCGACAGCGACTCCATGGCCGAGGCCATGGCCGGCTGCGACAAGCTGTTTCTGGACGTGCCGCTCATGGAGGGCATGAGCCGGGCAGGGCACTTGGCCGTGACGGCGGCCAAAGCGGCGGGGATTGGCTACATCGTTCAGTGCTCGCGCTACGCGGCCTCATCCGACGCCCACTGGAGGCTGGGGCGGGAGCAGGGCATGATCGACCAGTTCGTGGAGGACTCGGGCATCCCTTTCACCATCCTGCGGCCCAATACACTGATGCAGATTTTTACCACGGACCTGGCGGACATGATTCGCGCCGGTTCCCTGGAGCTGGCCGAGGATGATTCCACGGTCAGCTACATCGACGCCCGAGACGTGGCCGACTGCGCCGCGACACTGTTTGCGGTCCCCGGAGAGCACGAGAACCGCATGTACGCCCTGACCGGCCCCGAGGGCCTGAGCGGTGCGGACGTGGCCGCGGCCATCTCCGAGGGGGCGGGCGTCAAGGTCGCCTATGCGCCGGTGAGCGAAGAAGTCTATGTGGAGCGGCTGGTTGCCGAGCAGACCTCGGCCTGGACCGTGAACATGCTGGTCAGCCTGAGCCGGGTGGTCAAGCTCGGCATGGCCGGCAACGTGACCAAGGCCGTGGAGTTCCTGTCCGGGACCCCGGCGCGTTCCTTTGCGGAGTTCGTGGCCGGAAACGCCGGTTCCTGGAGCTGA